Proteins from one Hydrogenivirga caldilitoris genomic window:
- the panC gene encoding pantoate--beta-alanine ligase, translating into MPLLFKKVKELRNHLQTLKCEKSINIGFVPTMGYLHEGHKALMKRSKLQNDVTVVSVYVNPTQFGPDEDYERYPRNLDHDMSVCDEMGVDIVFAPSDEEMYPAGSKTEVYVRDMSEILEGKFRPGHFKGVATVVVKLLNAVQPHRVYFGEKDYQQLKVIQRLVRDLLIPVEIVPVETVREPDGLAYSSRNVYLNPEERESALSIYRAFILAQELINQGERNAQALKEEIRKFILSHPHVKKIDYVEITDPDLNPKDIVESGDRILVALWVGNTRLIDNWKVE; encoded by the coding sequence GTGCCACTTCTTTTCAAAAAGGTAAAGGAACTGAGGAATCACCTTCAAACCTTGAAGTGTGAGAAGAGCATAAATATCGGCTTTGTGCCTACAATGGGATACCTACATGAAGGCCACAAGGCTCTTATGAAGAGGTCAAAGCTTCAGAACGATGTTACCGTTGTTAGCGTGTACGTCAACCCAACCCAGTTCGGACCCGATGAGGACTATGAAAGGTATCCCAGAAATCTTGACCATGACATGTCTGTGTGTGATGAGATGGGTGTTGATATAGTTTTTGCCCCCAGCGATGAAGAGATGTATCCTGCTGGGTCAAAGACCGAGGTATACGTGCGGGATATGAGTGAGATACTTGAAGGGAAGTTTAGACCGGGGCATTTTAAGGGTGTGGCTACCGTGGTGGTAAAGCTTCTAAATGCAGTCCAACCCCACAGGGTCTACTTCGGCGAAAAGGACTACCAGCAGCTCAAGGTCATACAGAGACTGGTTAGAGACCTGCTGATACCGGTTGAGATAGTCCCGGTAGAAACTGTGAGGGAACCTGATGGGCTGGCTTACAGCTCAAGGAACGTTTATCTGAACCCGGAGGAGCGGGAGTCTGCCCTCTCTATATACAGAGCCTTCATCTTAGCTCAGGAGCTTATAAATCAGGGAGAGAGAAATGCCCAAGCTTTAAAAGAAGAGATCAGGAAGTTCATTCTATCTCACCCCCATGTAAAGAAGATAGACTACGTTGAGATTACAGACCCGGATTTAAACCCTAAGGATATTGTGGAAAGCGGAGACAGAATATTAGTTGCCCTTTGGGTTGGTAACACAAGGCTGATAGATAACTGGAAGGTTGAATGA
- the fmt gene encoding methionyl-tRNA formyltransferase, which translates to MRVLFMGTPQFAVPSLELIHKNFNVVGVVTQPDKPAGRGKRLTPPPVKELAYRLNLNVYQPEKAGELFDILKGLELDCIVVVAYGKILPKSILDLPPYGVINLHASLLPRYRGAAPIQRALMAGEKVTGNTVMLVNERMDAGDILSQEEVIIGEEDNFYTLSERLSRQGADLLVRTLNLWFRGSLKPVPQKEEEATYAPPVQREEYKLCWKAEAESVRDRVRGLYPNVYTYFRGERLKLLKVSVVEGHGEPGEIIDDGDFIVACGYGAVQILELISPKGKRMKGEDFMRGYSPRKGELLK; encoded by the coding sequence ATGAGAGTTCTCTTCATGGGAACCCCTCAATTTGCGGTTCCCAGTCTTGAGCTTATCCACAAGAACTTTAACGTTGTTGGGGTTGTTACCCAGCCGGACAAACCCGCCGGAAGGGGGAAAAGGTTAACCCCACCCCCGGTTAAGGAGCTTGCTTACAGACTGAACCTTAACGTTTATCAACCTGAGAAAGCAGGTGAGCTCTTTGATATACTCAAGGGGCTTGAACTGGACTGTATAGTTGTGGTTGCCTACGGTAAGATCCTTCCTAAGAGCATACTTGACCTGCCTCCGTACGGGGTTATAAATCTTCATGCTTCCTTATTGCCCAGGTACAGAGGTGCCGCTCCTATACAGCGAGCCCTCATGGCAGGGGAGAAAGTTACGGGAAACACGGTTATGCTTGTAAACGAAAGGATGGATGCCGGGGATATACTTTCTCAGGAAGAGGTAATTATAGGAGAGGAGGATAACTTCTATACACTCTCAGAGAGGTTGTCCAGACAGGGGGCAGATCTCTTAGTTCGGACTCTCAATCTCTGGTTCAGGGGGAGTTTAAAACCTGTCCCTCAGAAGGAAGAAGAGGCAACCTACGCACCTCCCGTTCAGAGGGAGGAGTATAAACTCTGCTGGAAGGCTGAGGCTGAGAGTGTTAGAGATAGGGTAAGGGGCTTGTACCCTAACGTTTACACCTATTTCAGAGGGGAAAGGCTCAAGCTCCTCAAAGTCAGTGTGGTTGAAGGTCATGGTGAGCCAGGGGAGATAATAGACGATGGAGACTTCATTGTTGCCTGCGGTTACGGAGCAGTTCAGATTCTGGAGCTTATCTCCCCAAAAGGTAAAAGAATGAAGGGTGAGGACTTTATGCGAGGTTACTCTCCCAGAAAGGGTGAGCTGTTAAAATAA
- a CDS encoding UbiA-like polyprenyltransferase → MEKLKHYAELVKFEHTVFALPFALASVLLLAKEAPTMGKLFWILVALISARTLGMAFNRLVDEPYDRLNPRSQSWPLVSGVLSRGEVKGLIAFSAGVFVLSTVFINFLAFLLSPVVIFLLWLYPYSKRFTYFPHLVLGLVYFLIPVAVDVALNASVSIKAFILGVAMAFWVSGFDILYSLQDYEFDKEHGLKSVPVRFGIEGALKLARTFHLITFLSLLSLGFYDNRLGVIYMGGLLLLAGFLLYEHSLIKPNDLSKVNKAFFTVNGYVSVVFFIVVLLDYIS, encoded by the coding sequence ATGGAAAAGCTTAAACACTATGCAGAACTCGTCAAATTTGAACATACCGTGTTCGCTTTACCTTTCGCTCTTGCTAGCGTCCTGTTACTTGCAAAAGAGGCTCCTACTATGGGAAAACTCTTCTGGATACTGGTAGCCCTAATAAGCGCCAGAACTTTAGGCATGGCCTTCAACAGACTTGTAGATGAACCTTACGACCGCCTTAACCCGCGCTCTCAGAGCTGGCCTCTCGTATCTGGAGTTTTATCAAGGGGAGAGGTGAAAGGACTCATAGCTTTTTCAGCAGGAGTGTTTGTTCTCAGTACGGTCTTTATAAACTTCTTAGCCTTCCTGCTGTCTCCAGTGGTGATTTTCCTTCTCTGGCTTTACCCTTACTCCAAGAGGTTTACCTACTTCCCCCATTTGGTACTTGGTTTAGTTTACTTCCTCATACCTGTCGCCGTGGACGTTGCTCTCAACGCATCAGTATCTATCAAGGCTTTTATCCTGGGTGTAGCGATGGCTTTCTGGGTTTCTGGATTTGATATACTCTACTCTCTGCAGGACTATGAATTTGACAAAGAGCATGGTCTCAAATCTGTTCCTGTTCGGTTTGGTATAGAAGGTGCCCTCAAGCTCGCAAGGACCTTTCACCTTATTACCTTTCTATCCCTTCTATCGCTCGGTTTCTATGATAACAGGCTCGGCGTAATATACATGGGTGGGCTTTTGCTTCTGGCTGGCTTCCTCTTATACGAGCATTCTCTGATAAAACCCAACGACCTATCAAAGGTCAACAAGGCTTTTTTCACCGTAAACGGATACGTAAGCGTGGTTTTTTTTATAGTTGTACTTCTTGACTACATTTCATAG
- a CDS encoding Fe-S-containing hydro-lyase: MEKRIKTPLTDDVIEQLRVGDKVLITGYIYTARDAAHKRMVEAIERGEKPPIDLNGQVIYYVGPTPPKPGQVIGSAGPTTAIRMDRYVEPLLKLGLKGMIGKGYRSPQVKELLKKYKAVYFAAVGGVATLLQKHIKSSELIAYEDLGTEAIRRLYVEDFPVIVANDIYGGDLFEEGRKKYAKIEL, encoded by the coding sequence ATGGAGAAGAGGATTAAAACACCCCTTACTGACGATGTTATAGAACAGCTCAGGGTGGGAGATAAGGTTCTCATTACCGGCTACATATATACCGCAAGAGATGCAGCCCATAAGAGGATGGTTGAGGCTATAGAGAGGGGAGAAAAGCCACCCATAGACCTGAATGGTCAGGTTATCTATTACGTTGGACCTACACCCCCAAAACCGGGACAGGTTATAGGTTCGGCAGGTCCAACCACAGCTATAAGGATGGACAGGTACGTTGAACCCCTTCTCAAGCTTGGACTTAAAGGAATGATAGGAAAAGGCTACCGTTCTCCTCAGGTTAAGGAGCTACTCAAAAAGTACAAGGCTGTCTATTTTGCCGCTGTGGGGGGTGTTGCTACGCTCCTCCAGAAACACATAAAATCCTCTGAGCTGATAGCCTATGAGGACTTAGGTACGGAAGCTATAAGGAGATTGTACGTTGAAGACTTTCCGGTGATAGTTGCCAACGATATATATGGTGGAGACCTCTTTGAAGAGGGAAGGAAGAAGTACGCAAAGATAGAGCTTTGA
- a CDS encoding (Fe-S)-binding protein, translating into MKTERKLIIPEDLVLKCVKCGLCKSVCPSYYGEEGSYARGRLALAEMVAKGEVPLNEEIAKQWNECAMCRRCEWVCPNDVQYKEILVQAKELQEKELGRDIISKAGLKSLEFMQSDLGRKVIKAAGKLSSFLPSEIKTPLPTGAVKFMPKPYGKPFGIRGKTFKAQEEKGRLLFFTGCMIDVFYGKTGESVIKLMNRLGYTVVVPEDIKCCGAPHLYHGNTSAFERLKEHNLREMEKYDFDAIVVACPTCGGALIEDYGKDWKVYDFAELLFKEGENQRFKTANEKLTFHVPCHSYTAMKVDPQVFYGVMERVEGAEVVKAEKAQSCCGFAGLWSIKNPKLSEKVQREKMEDFKSTEADYVLTTCPGCVLQLRDGVRKFGNRQEIKHLADYLVERID; encoded by the coding sequence ATGAAGACGGAACGTAAGCTTATCATACCGGAGGACCTGGTTTTAAAGTGCGTAAAATGTGGTCTGTGTAAGTCAGTGTGTCCTTCCTACTATGGTGAAGAAGGAAGTTACGCAAGAGGGAGGCTTGCTTTAGCGGAGATGGTTGCTAAGGGAGAAGTCCCTCTGAATGAGGAGATCGCCAAGCAATGGAATGAGTGTGCAATGTGCAGAAGGTGTGAGTGGGTGTGTCCCAACGATGTCCAGTATAAGGAGATACTCGTCCAGGCTAAAGAGCTTCAGGAAAAAGAGCTTGGCAGGGACATAATATCTAAAGCAGGGTTGAAGAGCCTTGAGTTCATGCAATCGGACTTGGGCAGAAAAGTAATAAAAGCGGCAGGAAAACTGAGCTCCTTCCTACCCTCTGAGATAAAAACCCCCCTACCAACAGGTGCTGTTAAGTTTATGCCAAAACCTTACGGTAAGCCTTTCGGTATAAGGGGGAAGACGTTCAAAGCTCAAGAAGAAAAGGGAAGGCTTCTCTTCTTCACCGGCTGCATGATAGACGTCTTTTATGGAAAAACTGGAGAGAGCGTTATAAAGTTGATGAACAGACTGGGCTACACCGTTGTTGTTCCGGAGGATATAAAGTGCTGTGGTGCACCCCACCTTTACCACGGAAACACCTCAGCCTTTGAGAGGTTAAAGGAGCATAACCTGAGAGAGATGGAGAAGTATGATTTTGACGCCATAGTGGTTGCGTGCCCTACCTGCGGAGGAGCACTTATAGAGGATTACGGGAAGGACTGGAAGGTTTATGATTTTGCGGAGCTACTATTTAAAGAGGGTGAAAACCAAAGGTTCAAGACAGCGAATGAGAAACTTACCTTCCATGTTCCCTGCCACTCTTACACAGCTATGAAGGTAGATCCGCAGGTTTTCTATGGAGTAATGGAAAGGGTTGAAGGCGCAGAGGTGGTGAAGGCTGAAAAAGCCCAGTCCTGTTGTGGTTTCGCCGGTCTATGGAGTATAAAGAACCCTAAACTTTCTGAGAAGGTACAAAGAGAGAAGATGGAAGACTTCAAGTCAACTGAAGCGGACTACGTGCTTACAACCTGTCCAGGATGTGTTTTACAACTCAGGGATGGAGTTAGGAAGTTTGGTAACAGGCAGGAGATAAAGCATCTCGCTGATTACCTTGTGGAAAGGATAGACTAA
- a CDS encoding histone deacetylase family protein, protein MKTGFVYDDIYLNHDYPDHPERKERLISIMNHLEKVQLLKEVIDIKPRRATVEEVALNHDPNYIQEIHDFCKSGGGFLDPDTYAIEESYDVSLTAVGGVLEGIDRILKGDVETVFCAVRPPGHHAEYAKAMGFCIFNNIAIGAHYLRKIKKVGKVFIIDFDAHHGNGTQRSFYEDDTVFYFSTHEYPFYPGTGSPKEKGAGKGEGYTLNVPMPAGAGDSDYEPVYSNLLPKVMGEFSPDFILVSAGYDLHSDDPLTYLNVSTKGIRSIVRNILKTAKELKAPTLFALEGGYNLKALGESVVATIEEMLSA, encoded by the coding sequence ATGAAGACGGGTTTTGTATATGACGATATTTACCTGAACCACGACTACCCTGACCACCCGGAAAGAAAGGAAAGGCTGATATCTATAATGAATCACCTTGAGAAGGTCCAACTCTTGAAAGAGGTAATTGATATAAAACCCAGAAGAGCTACGGTGGAGGAGGTGGCACTGAACCACGACCCCAATTACATCCAAGAAATTCATGATTTTTGCAAATCCGGTGGGGGTTTTTTAGACCCTGACACCTACGCCATTGAGGAAAGTTACGATGTTTCCCTGACAGCCGTTGGAGGGGTCCTTGAGGGGATAGACAGGATACTTAAGGGGGACGTGGAAACAGTGTTCTGTGCTGTAAGACCACCTGGCCACCACGCTGAGTATGCGAAGGCGATGGGTTTTTGTATCTTTAACAACATAGCAATTGGAGCTCACTATTTGAGAAAGATTAAAAAGGTCGGAAAGGTTTTTATAATTGACTTTGACGCCCACCACGGGAATGGAACCCAGAGGAGTTTTTACGAGGATGATACAGTTTTTTACTTCTCAACCCACGAGTATCCCTTCTATCCCGGAACAGGAAGCCCAAAGGAGAAGGGTGCAGGTAAAGGAGAAGGCTACACTTTGAACGTTCCCATGCCGGCAGGGGCTGGGGATTCTGACTATGAGCCCGTTTATTCAAACCTTCTTCCCAAGGTAATGGGAGAATTCTCTCCCGATTTCATCTTAGTTTCTGCAGGCTACGACCTACACTCAGACGACCCGTTGACCTATTTGAACGTCTCCACAAAAGGTATTAGGAGCATAGTTAGAAACATACTGAAGACAGCAAAGGAACTGAAAGCCCCCACGCTGTTTGCCCTTGAGGGAGGTTACAACCTAAAGGCGCTGGGAGAAAGCGTTGTGGCTACTATAGAGGAGATGCTTTCAGCTTAG
- a CDS encoding thioredoxin family protein: protein MKALSVALLFLLVGFLWASRWYPDFREGVSVAKEEGKLVLVYFYENGCSYCKYMEEVVFIDPKVSSLMDRAFVVVPINVEDIPSYLDRRFRVIGTPTFFIYDPYKDEIVMQVLGLQETEQFLGLLDRACTKFGSKRC, encoded by the coding sequence ATGAAAGCTTTAAGCGTAGCACTCCTGTTTTTGTTGGTGGGTTTCCTCTGGGCGTCCCGCTGGTATCCGGACTTTAGAGAGGGTGTAAGCGTGGCAAAGGAGGAAGGGAAACTTGTTCTCGTTTATTTTTATGAGAACGGGTGCAGTTACTGCAAGTATATGGAGGAGGTTGTATTTATTGACCCAAAGGTAAGCTCTTTGATGGACAGGGCTTTTGTGGTTGTTCCTATAAATGTAGAGGATATACCTAGCTATCTTGATAGACGTTTCAGAGTTATAGGCACCCCAACCTTCTTCATATACGACCCTTATAAGGACGAGATAGTAATGCAGGTACTTGGACTTCAAGAGACAGAACAATTCCTTGGACTTCTTGACCGTGCCTGCACAAAGTTTGGCTCAAAGAGGTGTTGA
- a CDS encoding KdsC family phosphatase → MSLRQKVRKLKLLLMDVDGVLTDGRLFYTEGGERIKVFNVHDGLGIKLLQRAGIMTGVISGRESEALRNRLSELGIEEVFMGRTEKDRVLNYIMEKHGLSTEEVGFVGDDLVDIPVMRRVVFPVAVKNAPPVVKENAVYVTNAEGGKGAVREVCDLILKLTGKDRALMKKYT, encoded by the coding sequence TTGAGTCTTAGGCAGAAGGTTAGAAAGCTCAAGCTCTTACTCATGGATGTAGACGGGGTTCTAACTGATGGAAGGCTCTTCTACACCGAGGGGGGAGAGAGGATAAAAGTTTTTAACGTTCACGACGGGCTCGGGATAAAACTTCTCCAAAGAGCGGGGATAATGACAGGTGTTATATCCGGAAGGGAGTCAGAAGCTCTAAGGAACAGGCTATCAGAGCTTGGTATAGAGGAAGTCTTTATGGGAAGGACTGAAAAGGACAGGGTTCTAAACTACATAATGGAAAAACACGGACTCTCCACCGAAGAGGTAGGCTTCGTGGGTGATGACCTTGTAGACATACCTGTTATGAGAAGGGTGGTGTTTCCTGTGGCAGTTAAGAACGCTCCCCCTGTGGTTAAGGAAAACGCTGTTTACGTGACAAATGCAGAGGGCGGCAAGGGAGCTGTGAGAGAGGTATGTGACCTGATACTCAAGCTCACTGGTAAGGATAGGGCACTTATGAAAAAATATACCTGA
- the lptA gene encoding lipopolysaccharide transport periplasmic protein LptA: protein MRFNLFCLLLLLISFLTVWAQPITGEAKNLEFKKDSIVYRGNVKLTRGESVLRADEVVIFLDEKGKPVKITATGNVRYYEPKRRAFSEYAEYDLRSDVIILRGKARVEEDKNILEADEIVYDRKKETLQAKGDNSRVRTIYIEEEKK from the coding sequence ATGAGATTTAACCTATTCTGCCTCCTCCTTCTTCTTATCTCTTTTCTTACCGTTTGGGCGCAACCCATAACCGGTGAGGCTAAGAATCTGGAATTCAAAAAGGACAGCATAGTATACAGGGGCAATGTGAAACTCACGAGAGGGGAGTCCGTGTTGCGGGCTGATGAAGTTGTTATATTTCTGGACGAGAAGGGAAAACCGGTAAAGATAACAGCTACCGGCAACGTAAGGTATTACGAACCTAAAAGGAGAGCCTTCTCTGAGTATGCAGAGTACGACCTGCGTAGCGATGTGATAATTCTGAGAGGTAAGGCAAGGGTTGAGGAAGATAAAAACATACTTGAGGCGGATGAGATAGTATATGATAGGAAAAAGGAAACCCTTCAGGCGAAAGGGGATAATAGCAGAGTAAGGACCATATACATTGAGGAGGAAAAGAAATGA
- a CDS encoding HU family DNA-binding protein translates to MKKSDITREIAAKRGMSQRKARLIVDQVFQVMAEALVRGEKVEIRGLGTFKIKKKPSRFVKDPRTGVEIFVKEKFVPTFKMGKLIKNHLNSEDK, encoded by the coding sequence ATGAAAAAATCAGACATAACCAGGGAGATAGCTGCAAAAAGGGGTATGTCTCAGAGGAAGGCACGTCTCATAGTGGATCAGGTGTTTCAGGTTATGGCTGAGGCTCTTGTTCGTGGTGAGAAGGTGGAGATAAGGGGGCTCGGTACCTTTAAGATAAAGAAGAAACCTTCCAGGTTCGTAAAGGACCCCAGAACTGGGGTTGAGATATTTGTTAAGGAGAAGTTTGTTCCTACCTTTAAGATGGGCAAACTCATCAAGAACCACCTAAATTCTGAAGATAAATGA
- a CDS encoding geranylgeranyl reductase family protein yields the protein MRYDVLVVGCGPGGATAAYTLSREGAKVLIVDIKRAPGVPVQCAEFVPIQLRHRFPEFFPDEVVSQAVKDMVHFTPWGELVRMGSEGYVLYRDRFDRNIVELALQHGAELRLRTQFLGFEDGNVWLEHIDGRERYSVKADIIIGADGPHSKTAKLTGEHTRMFLTTAQFTLPLKHKLHDLLIYFREYIPGGYGWVFPKGELANVGVGIDPDYPINVMESLKRFVDELLSEGLVEYRILGRTGGWIPAEGVKKPIRGKVLLVGDAGGFCHPITGGGIANAVYTGAMAGEAVLEGSIEDYEEEALEVFGSSLNRAAGKRIKYMKSWDNLRFIIPKTWIAFEEYWKED from the coding sequence ATGAGGTATGACGTCCTTGTAGTCGGTTGTGGACCGGGAGGAGCAACTGCCGCTTACACCCTTTCCCGTGAGGGTGCAAAGGTTTTAATTGTTGATATAAAGAGAGCTCCAGGTGTTCCAGTCCAATGTGCAGAGTTCGTACCGATTCAGCTCAGGCACAGGTTCCCTGAATTTTTCCCAGATGAAGTTGTCTCTCAGGCTGTTAAAGATATGGTTCACTTTACCCCATGGGGGGAACTGGTAAGGATGGGCTCGGAGGGATACGTCCTTTACAGGGACAGGTTTGACAGAAACATAGTGGAGCTTGCCTTGCAACATGGAGCTGAGCTCAGGCTAAGAACACAGTTCCTGGGTTTTGAAGATGGAAATGTTTGGCTTGAGCATATAGATGGTAGGGAAAGATACTCAGTTAAGGCTGACATAATTATAGGTGCCGATGGACCTCATTCAAAGACAGCTAAGTTGACTGGGGAACATACGCGCATGTTCCTGACCACAGCCCAGTTTACTCTTCCTTTGAAGCATAAGCTTCACGACCTGCTTATATACTTTCGCGAATACATACCCGGTGGTTACGGCTGGGTTTTTCCAAAAGGAGAACTGGCAAATGTCGGAGTGGGGATTGACCCAGATTATCCGATAAATGTGATGGAGAGTTTGAAGAGGTTTGTTGACGAACTGCTTTCGGAAGGTCTTGTAGAATATAGGATTCTGGGAAGGACGGGAGGCTGGATACCGGCTGAAGGAGTGAAAAAACCCATACGTGGTAAGGTTTTGTTGGTCGGAGACGCAGGTGGTTTCTGTCATCCAATCACTGGAGGGGGAATAGCCAACGCAGTTTACACTGGAGCTATGGCTGGAGAGGCAGTGCTTGAGGGAAGTATAGAGGACTATGAAGAGGAGGCTCTTGAAGTTTTTGGAAGTTCCCTTAATAGGGCAGCAGGAAAAAGGATAAAATATATGAAGTCCTGGGATAATCTCAGGTTTATAATCCCAAAGACATGGATAGCTTTTGAGGAGTATTGGAAGGAGGATTAG
- the yajC gene encoding preprotein translocase subunit YajC — translation MIDIAFAQGQGQPNPTGAILFQVLFLVGIFAIFYFLIIRPQKKERERHRKFIESLKKGDKVVTSAGIWGTVAEIGDRTVTLKVDANTKLTFSKEAVIGYQPEYEKKKEEKES, via the coding sequence ATGATAGACATAGCCTTTGCCCAGGGACAGGGACAGCCAAACCCAACCGGAGCCATACTCTTTCAGGTTCTTTTTCTCGTGGGGATATTCGCCATCTTTTACTTCCTTATAATAAGACCCCAGAAGAAGGAAAGAGAAAGGCACAGAAAATTTATAGAGAGCCTTAAGAAGGGGGATAAGGTTGTAACCTCAGCAGGTATATGGGGAACGGTAGCTGAGATAGGAGATAGAACGGTCACCCTGAAAGTAGACGCGAACACAAAGCTAACCTTTTCTAAGGAGGCTGTTATAGGCTACCAACCTGAGTACGAGAAGAAAAAGGAGGAGAAGGAATCATAA
- a CDS encoding ATP-dependent 6-phosphofructokinase, giving the protein MRIGILCSGGDAPGMNPVIRSVVRSASSLGHEVVGIRRGFRGLIAGDFMNLSSRDVGGILDRGGTIILSSREERFKSLEFRETAYRNIERAGIEAMIVLGGEGTFKGAQIIAEESGLPVIGVPCTIDNDIGCTEYCIGYDTALRNAVDAIDKIRDTASSHERIFVVEVMGRNRGFIAVEAGLATGAELILVPEEKFPKERIPEEIIKAKEMGKLHFIIVMAEGYGKAEELKQFLFESVGNRYGEIRATVLGHLQRGGSPTHTDRIMGMKFGEVAVEALLSGERKGFVAYKRGKFYIEDFQRAGEPKEIDWEALRLSRRLNL; this is encoded by the coding sequence ATGAGAATCGGTATACTTTGCTCTGGCGGGGACGCCCCTGGAATGAACCCTGTTATAAGGTCTGTGGTCAGGAGTGCAAGCTCCCTGGGTCATGAAGTTGTAGGAATAAGAAGAGGATTCAGGGGACTCATCGCGGGTGACTTTATGAATCTCAGCAGCAGGGACGTTGGAGGCATACTTGACAGGGGTGGGACTATTATTCTTAGCAGTAGAGAAGAGAGGTTCAAGAGCCTGGAATTCAGGGAGACGGCTTACAGGAATATAGAACGAGCAGGGATAGAAGCCATGATAGTCCTGGGAGGAGAGGGGACTTTCAAAGGAGCGCAGATTATAGCTGAAGAGAGCGGACTGCCTGTTATAGGTGTACCCTGCACTATAGACAACGACATAGGTTGTACCGAGTACTGCATAGGCTACGATACAGCGTTAAGGAACGCCGTTGATGCTATAGACAAGATAAGGGATACAGCAAGCTCCCACGAAAGGATATTTGTTGTTGAAGTGATGGGGAGAAACAGGGGATTCATAGCGGTTGAAGCTGGGCTGGCTACAGGTGCTGAGCTGATACTAGTTCCAGAAGAAAAATTTCCGAAGGAGAGAATTCCCGAAGAGATCATCAAGGCAAAGGAAATGGGCAAGCTCCACTTCATAATAGTGATGGCGGAGGGATACGGAAAGGCGGAGGAGCTTAAACAGTTCTTATTTGAGAGTGTGGGTAACAGGTATGGGGAAATAAGAGCCACCGTTCTCGGACATTTACAGAGAGGAGGAAGCCCTACCCACACCGACAGGATAATGGGCATGAAGTTTGGAGAGGTAGCCGTTGAGGCACTTCTTTCCGGGGAAAGAAAAGGTTTTGTAGCTTACAAAAGGGGAAAGTTCTACATAGAGGACTTCCAGAGGGCTGGCGAACCCAAGGAAATAGACTGGGAAGCCCTGAGGCTCAGCAGAAGGTTGAACTTATGA
- a CDS encoding tRNA pseudouridine synthase A: MPNYMLRLAFVGTNYSGWQIQPYVPTVQGVLKDSIERIIREEVKLVGCCRTDAGVHAEDYVANFRSSKGVECLNVLRGLNSLLPKDIGVYEVKIVPDEFNARYSVKRKVYLYRVWNSEVRNPFLYPFSWQIPRRLDIDALYEGVRLISGLKDFSGFAKLEGEKNTLIHLTSEVEVRGDLIQIRFTASHFLRYMVRRLVGALVRRAEGKLSSGDLKNFLEGKHCPYTAPAKGLTLERVYL, from the coding sequence ATGCCCAATTATATGCTCAGGCTTGCCTTTGTCGGAACGAATTACTCAGGTTGGCAGATACAGCCTTATGTCCCTACCGTCCAGGGGGTTTTGAAGGATAGCATAGAACGTATCATAAGGGAAGAGGTCAAACTTGTGGGGTGTTGCAGAACAGATGCCGGTGTTCACGCAGAGGACTATGTGGCAAACTTCAGGAGCAGTAAGGGAGTTGAATGTTTAAATGTACTTAGAGGTTTGAACTCTTTACTTCCCAAGGATATAGGTGTGTATGAGGTGAAGATCGTACCCGATGAGTTCAACGCAAGGTATTCGGTAAAGAGGAAGGTATACCTTTACAGAGTCTGGAATTCGGAGGTTAGAAATCCTTTCCTTTACCCTTTCTCCTGGCAGATACCCCGCAGACTTGATATTGACGCTCTTTATGAGGGTGTGCGGCTGATATCAGGACTGAAAGATTTCTCTGGATTTGCAAAGCTTGAAGGGGAAAAGAACACCCTTATACACCTTACCTCCGAGGTTGAGGTGAGAGGGGACCTTATACAGATCAGGTTCACCGCAAGCCACTTCTTACGCTATATGGTAAGGAGGCTCGTAGGTGCTCTGGTAAGGAGAGCGGAAGGGAAGCTCAGCAGTGGAGACCTAAAAAACTTTTTAGAGGGAAAGCATTGCCCTTATACCGCTCCTGCAAAGGGTCTTACCCTTGAGAGGGTGTATCTCTAA